One Gossypium raimondii isolate GPD5lz chromosome 3, ASM2569854v1, whole genome shotgun sequence genomic window carries:
- the LOC105796624 gene encoding organelle RRM domain-containing protein 2, mitochondrial isoform X2, translated as MTVLWSSSSISPPLPSLQPPIPSTITSKCSISNPYIPKTFRLGFPYLTHQPLCCSYSTSQSEPSTSPSTGVFIKGLPQSTAEGRLKKVFSQFGEVKQVHVVRERVSKQSLGSAFVWFDNEESVQLAVNELNGKVRFG; from the exons atGACAGTACTTtggtcatcttcttcaatttcaCCACCACTTCCCTCCCTTCAACCTCCAATACCCTCCACAATCACCTCAAAATGCTCAATCTCCAATCCCTATATCCCCAAAACCTTTAGACTAGGCTTCCCATATTTGACCCATCAACCCCTTTGCTGTTCTTACTCCACTTCTCAATCAGAACCTTCTACTTCTCCTTCCACTGGGGTTTTCATCAAAG GATTGCCTCAGTCAACAGCTGAAGGACGTCTCAAGAAAGTGTTTTCACAGTTTGGGGAGGTTAAACAAG TCCATGTTGTGAGGGAAAGAGTATCCAAGCAGTCTCTAGGATCCGCTTTCGTTTGGTTCGATAACGAAGAGTCTGTGCAACTAGCCGTTAACGAGTTGAATGGGAAG GTTCGTTTCGGTTAA
- the LOC105796624 gene encoding organelle RRM domain-containing protein 2, mitochondrial isoform X1 gives MTVLWSSSSISPPLPSLQPPIPSTITSKCSISNPYIPKTFRLGFPYLTHQPLCCSYSTSQSEPSTSPSTGVFIKGLPQSTAEGRLKKVFSQFGEVKQVHVVRERVSKQSLGSAFVWFDNEESVQLAVNELNGKFFDGRFVSVKIAVPGLSKKRGRTTQYKF, from the exons atGACAGTACTTtggtcatcttcttcaatttcaCCACCACTTCCCTCCCTTCAACCTCCAATACCCTCCACAATCACCTCAAAATGCTCAATCTCCAATCCCTATATCCCCAAAACCTTTAGACTAGGCTTCCCATATTTGACCCATCAACCCCTTTGCTGTTCTTACTCCACTTCTCAATCAGAACCTTCTACTTCTCCTTCCACTGGGGTTTTCATCAAAG GATTGCCTCAGTCAACAGCTGAAGGACGTCTCAAGAAAGTGTTTTCACAGTTTGGGGAGGTTAAACAAG TCCATGTTGTGAGGGAAAGAGTATCCAAGCAGTCTCTAGGATCCGCTTTCGTTTGGTTCGATAACGAAGAGTCTGTGCAACTAGCCGTTAACGAGTTGAATGGGAAG TTTTTTGATGGCAGGTTCGTTTCGGTTAAAATTGCTGTACCTGGATTGTCGAAGAAACGGGGAAGGACAACACAGTACAAGTTCTAA